TCACCTAAAATACAGAACGATGACCTGTAGATTTTAGTTTACTTACTAATTGGGCAAATTCAGCATCGGCATGATTATTTTTTGCTAACCACCTATATTTTAAGGAGATAGCGAAACATGTATGGGCAAAAGGTGATGTGTAAATGAATGATTTTGTCGCGAGATGATTTGTATTTTACCAAGAAGATAATAAGTGCTTATTCTCTTATGTTGGAATGGAAGGTTTTACAAAAGTATATCGTTGTTCGCTCTGGGCTGGTGTCTTGACTTGAGCCAGACGAAGCTGTGAGCAGAAGGTGATTTTGAGCTTGGAAACTCGCTTTACAGGATGGGTCTTTAGGATGAAAAACTTTCGTGCTTAGAAAAATGCCATCATGCGCTTACAGGTGGCGCGTTGGCGATGAAGACTCAGGGAAAACAACTTTTGCAAGAAGCGGTTGGCCAGTCTTGGCTGGTCATAGAGCAACTGGTCAAATGCGCTACGATCCATAAACAGGGTTTCGATATCGGACACGCATTGGACGGTGTAGAGACTCGGCTCGTCAAGGAACAGCGTCTCTTCACCGAAAATTGACAGCGGGCCGATCACTGCGTGAACAATCGGCATACGGTATTCCGGGCGGCGCGACGATAGTTTAACGTAGCCGGAGCTGAGTAGAAACATCCTCCCGGTCACATGGCTGCCTTCCTGCCACAGAATTTCCTCAGCGGGGAAGGTGGTTTTTTTGAAGCGGCGCGCCAGCAGTTGGCTTTCGCTGGAAGAAAAATGTTTGCTAAATAACGCCGCAATTTCAGGGGTCGGCCAGATAGCGTGGCCACGGCGATCCTCAGCGATCATATTGATGTCGTGCTCAGAAGACAGAGTCATGTGTTGCTCCTGTTATTTGCTGAGAATGCGACCCGTGGTTGACGAAACCATTTCCAGAGCCAGCAGATAGTTGATGCGGCTCTGAGCGACACTGCCGGAGGCTTTGACCAGGTCGGTCTGGGCCTCGTTAAGGCGGGTGAGTGTTGCCACTCCGGCCCGGTAGGCCTGTTCCGTGTGGCTGCGAATCTTGTAGGTCAACTCAAAGGTCAGCTGCTGTTTTTTGAAGATGGCCAGTGCGGCCCTGGCCTGATCAAGGGCCTGACGCAGTTGCGATTGGATTTCCAGTTCGGTCTGGCGGCGTTGGGCCTTGAGCTGGTTGATCTGCTCGTCGATCTCGCGGCGCTGGGCCACCCGCTGTCCGCCCTCGAACAGATCCCAGTTCAGGTTGATCCCGGCATAGCTGTCGTGCTCAGTCTGGTCGATGGCGCCCAGATCTTCGGCCTTGTCCCACGAGGTTCCGCCAACCAGATGCACGCTGGGATAGAAGGTTGCCTTGACGGTGCGGTCCTGCTGGTGAAGAGCCAGCAACTGTCGGTCAATGGCCTGCAGATCAGAACGATGCTCAAGGGCAAAGGTGTTTTCCGTAGTAAAATCATAAGGCATCTCGGTCAGCACATCGCGCTCGGCGCGCTGCGGCAACCGGGTATCGCCCTGATTAAGCCCCATCAGTTCGGTCAGGGCGGCGCAGGCCACCTTAAACCGTTCGTCGGCGCTGAGAAAATCAGACTCGGCCTGGAGTGCTCTCACGGAGAAGTTGAGCATTTCCGCTTCCGGAATCGCCCCGGCCTGCCAGCGCTTTTGCGACTCATCTTCAAGGATGCGGTTAAACTTGCGGTTTTCCTGAGCCACGACCATCTCTTCCAGGGCCATCTGTGCCTGATAATACGCCCGTGATACCGCTTTGAGCAGCAGGCGGGTGGTTTCGATCTGCAACTGCTGTTGCTGCTCGACCTGGTAGCGCGACTGAAGGATGGTGGCTTCGCGGGCAAAGCCGTCGAATACCAGCCAGCCGAGTTCAACGGCGGCACTGCTCTGGACAAAACTGTCGTGGGCACGCACCTCGGGCTGCCAGTCAAGCTGCTGGACTCCATCGTGATAGAACGAACTGCCCCGTGCGGTGAGACGCGGTGACCAGGCCGAGTTGGCCTGCTTCAGCACGGCGACCGCCGCCTGGATACGTGCCGTGGCTTCGGTCAATGACGGGCTGTGTTGTATCGCAATCTCGTGGGCCTGTGTCAGACTCAAATCCCCCTGGGGAATCGTCCAGCTGGCCGTCGCTTCCGGTGCCGGTTGTGCCGCGACCGGTAGGGCCATTGCCAGCGTAACAACGCTGACAATAAGGAGAGAGAGCGCGCCTTTTACAAGAGTTTCAATTAAATCGTTAAGCCTGATCATGGGAAACCTCGGGAGTAATTTTATAAACCAGCGTGTAAACCACCGGCACAATGACCAGCGTTAAGAAGGTGGCCACCAGCAGGCCGCCCATGATAGTGGCGGCCATCGATGCATAGAACGGGTTGGTAATCAGCGGTGCCATGCCGAGAATCGTGGTGCCGGAGGCCATCAGGACCGGGCGCAGACGATTGACTGTCGAATCGACCACCGCTTCATAAGCCGGCATCCCAGCCTGCAGTTCCAGCTCGATCTGATCGATAAGGACAATCGCGTTTTTGATCAGCATGCCCGACAGACCGAGGAAGCCGAGAATTGACATGAAGCCGAACGGCAAGCCGGTGACGATCAGCCCGAGAACCACACCAATCAGCGACAGTGGAACGGTCAGCAGGATGATCAACGGTCGGCGGAATGAATCAAACAACCAGACGACAATCAGGAACATGCCGAGAAAACACAGCGGGAAGATCTGGCGCAGACCTGCCTGAGCCTCTTCGGAGTCTTCGTATTCCCCGCCCCACTCCATGGTGTAGCCAGCGGGTAATTTAATGTCGTTGATCTTCGGCAGGATACTCAGTCGCAGAGCATCCGGTGTGACACTGATGGCGTTGCTCTGCACGGTAATGGTGCGTTCGCGGTCACGCCGTTGAATCAACGGGTCTTCCCATTGCGGCTCAATGGCGGTGACCACCTGACGCAGCGGGATGGAACGTTGGTGCAGATCACTCCACACCTGGATGTTTTCCATGTCGTTGACACTGGCCCGATCCTGGGCCGGAGCGCGGAAGATGATCGGCAACAGCTCGTCGGCTTCGCGGTAGATGCCCACCACCTGACCGTTGAAATTGCCCTGCAACGCTTCCATCAGGTTGTTACGGCTGATACCGGCAAAACGTCCTTGCGCTTCGGAATAGTGGGGGCGGATCACTGCCACCTGCTGGCGCCAGTCGGTACGGATGTCGCGTGCCTGATGACTGTCCTCAAGAATCTGCTCAGCCTGTTCGGCGAGATTCTTCAGCTCGGCGGTGTCCGGGCCGCGAAAGCGCACTTCCACTTTGAATGGCACACCGGGGCCGTCGACAATGCGACTGGTATAGGGTTCCGCCTGAGGAAATGTCTGTTGCATGTAGGCTTCCACCTGATCCATCAACGCCGGGATCTTGCGGTAGTCATTAACCTCGACAACGATCTGACCGTAACTGGTGTTGGCATCCTCATAGTCGTAAGAGAGGATGAAACGCAATGCTCCTTCACCGACGAATGAGGTGGTGTTTTTGATGCCGTCGAGGGTGGCGAGGTATTGCTCCATGGTGCGCAGATCCTCGGAGGTCTCGTCGATGTGAGTACCCTGTGGGTTCCAGAAGTTGACGTAGAAATAGCGCTGCGATGAATTGGGGAAGAACGCTTTGTCCAGGAACTGGAACGACCACATGGCCACGACCAGCAGGACGAAGGTGCCCAGTACCACCAGCCAACGCTGTTTCATGCACAGGTGTAGAGTGCGGCGGAAGATCTTATACATCGGCCGGTCATGTAGGCCCTGCTCCTGGTTTTTGGCCGGTTTGAGAAACCACACGCAGAACAGCGGGGTGACGCTGATCGCCAGCACCCAGCTCAGCAGCAGTGATAAGGCCATGACGTCAAACAGGCTGCGGCAGAATTCGCCGACGTTGCCCGGTGAAAAGCCGATGGCGGTAAACGCGAGGATGGCGACAAAGGTCGCCCCGAGCAGCGGCCATTTGGTGCCCTGCACCGCGTCCTCGGCGGCCTTGTCGACGGGTTTGCCCTGCTCCATGCCCATCTGGGTGCTGTCGCAGATGACGATGGCGTTATCCACCAGCATCCCCAACGCCAGGACCAGTGCGCCGAGGGAGATCTTCTGCAGGGTGATATCCAGCACATACATACCGGTCAACGTACCGAGGATGGTCAGTAACAACACCGAACCGATGAGCAGACCGCTGCGCCAGCCCATGAACAGCATCAGCAGGATGATGACGATCAGCACCGCCTCAACCAAGTTGGCGATGAACAGGTCGATCGCTTCGGTGACGATGTTGCTCTGGTAATAGACCGTGTGCAGGGTGATGCCGTCTGGAATGCTGTCCTTGAGCTGCTCCAGTTTCGCATCGACGGATTCGCCCATGGTGATGACGTTGCCACCATCGAGGGTTGAAATGCCCAGGCCAATGGCCGGTTGGCCGTTGACGCGCATCAGGTTGTGGGGCGGTTCGACGTAGCCACGGTAGATATGGGCCACATCACTGAGTCGTACTGTGCCGTTGGCGCTGCCGAGCAGCAGATCGGAGATGATCTGAACATTGTCAATGCCTCCGGTGGGCACAATACGGATATATTTTTCTCCCACCTTGACCTTGCCGCTCTCCTGAACGAGGTTCTTCGCCTGCAGGGTCTGGTAGATGCGGGTCGGGGTGATGCCGAGACGGGCCAGCTGTGAGGTGTTGTACTCGACATAGATCACTTCCTGGCGCGTTCCCCACAGGGCGATTTTGGCGACATCGTCACACAGCAGCAACTCGTTTTTCAGATAGTCGGCGGTATCCTTGAGCTCGGCGTAACTTTTGTTTTCGCCGGTCAGGGCGAACAGCACGCCATAGACATCGCCGAAGTCGTCATTGACCACTGGCGTGGCGCAACCGGGCGGTAGCTGGCTGCGTACGTCACCGACCTTGCGGCGTAACTCGTCCCAGATCTGAGGCAGCTGGTGGGAACGAAAGGTGTCCTTCATGTCGACGTAGACCAGCGACAGTCCGGCCTTGGAGGTGGAGTAGATCTGTTTGACCTGGCCCATCGACTGAATGGCCTCTTCAATGACGTCGGTCACCTCCTCTTCCACTTCCAGCGGACTGGCTCCGGGATAGGCGGTGACCACCAGGGCGGTCTTAATGGTGAAGGTCGGGTTTTCCAGCCGACCAAGCTTCTGAAAGGCGAGGATTCCAGAACCGATCACCATGATGGTCATGACGATCATCATGGTGCGTTTTCTCAGAGCGATTAACGGCGATGACATGGTTTTACATCCTCTCCAACTTCTCGGTGCGTGCTTCAACCTGCATCCCTTCGGCCAGTTTGTCGCTACCCGCCATGACAATCCATTCGTTCTCGTTTAACCCGGATAAAAGTTGCACCTGATTCTGGCCGGTCAGTGAACCAATTTCCACAGCGCGTTTCAGCACCTGACTGGTGGCATCGTCATAGACCCAGACATACGTGTCATGACCTGTGGTGGAGAACACCGCATCGGTCGGGATGATCAGTTGTGTTTTGCATCCTTCAGGGGGCGACTTCCAGTACACGTCTGCGGTCATGCCCGGCAGAATCTGGCAGCCCGCCGGAGGCGTGAAGCGAAATGTCAGGGTGTAGGTGCGGGTCACTTCATCGGCACGAGCCGTCCACTCTTTGAGGTAGATGGTAAAGCGCTGGTCCGGTGCCGAGGTAAAACGTACTTCCGCGGGTAGATCCTTGGCCAAGGTATATTTGACGATTTCGTTCTCCGGCAGATGGATTTCCACTTCAAGCGTGGCAATGTCCTGAATGGCGATCACCACCTGACCGGGCTCGATCATCTCGTAATTTTCAACCATCTGTTCGATTACCATGCCGTCATAGGGAGCCTTGAGCGTGGTGTCTTCCAGCTGGTGGTGGGCGATTTGCAGCTCGGCTTTGAGGCTCTGCTCCATAGCCACGGCCCGATCATAGGCACTTTTGGCGCGGTCGTAATCCGCCTTGGCATTAACCTGCTGTTTAAACAGGGTGACGGCACGATCGTAATCCTGCTTGCTGTGCTCCAGGTCGGAGCGGGCAGCGGCCAGTTGGGCGTTGAGTACGGCAATGCGGTCCTTGAAGTCGCGCGGGTCAACCTGCATCAACCGTTGCCCTTTGTGGACCTCTTCACCCGGTTCGACATCAATGGCCACCAGAGGGCCGCCGATTCGGAACGCCAGTTGGGTCTGCTGGCTGGCTTTGATAATGCCGGGATAGCGGCGGTCGACGGAGCTCTGTAGCGGTTCCACCTGCTGAATCAGAATCTTTTGAATGTCATCTTTGGCTTTTGGATGAGTCGAGGGCTCTGTTTGTGAGGCCAGGCTCAGGCTTGCTGTCGCGGTGATGAGGCAAAAGACAATCAGTGCTTTGAGCGGATGTTTTATGGTGAAGGATTTCATGAGGTGCTCCCTGGTTACACAAGAGGTAGATCGAAGAATTTCTGTTTCTGACTGATGAGGATGTTTTCCATATAGGCGATGTACTCACGGCTGTAGTCTGTCTGTTGAAGCTCTCTCAACACGGCATTCTGATAGTCGGCGTGAAC
This is a stretch of genomic DNA from uncultured Desulfuromonas sp.. It encodes these proteins:
- a CDS encoding cyclic nucleotide-binding domain-containing protein encodes the protein MTLSSEHDINMIAEDRRGHAIWPTPEIAALFSKHFSSSESQLLARRFKKTTFPAEEILWQEGSHVTGRMFLLSSGYVKLSSRRPEYRMPIVHAVIGPLSIFGEETLFLDEPSLYTVQCVSDIETLFMDRSAFDQLLYDQPRLANRFLQKLFSLSLHRQRATCKRMMAFF
- a CDS encoding TolC family protein encodes the protein MIRLNDLIETLVKGALSLLIVSVVTLAMALPVAAQPAPEATASWTIPQGDLSLTQAHEIAIQHSPSLTEATARIQAAVAVLKQANSAWSPRLTARGSSFYHDGVQQLDWQPEVRAHDSFVQSSAAVELGWLVFDGFAREATILQSRYQVEQQQQLQIETTRLLLKAVSRAYYQAQMALEEMVVAQENRKFNRILEDESQKRWQAGAIPEAEMLNFSVRALQAESDFLSADERFKVACAALTELMGLNQGDTRLPQRAERDVLTEMPYDFTTENTFALEHRSDLQAIDRQLLALHQQDRTVKATFYPSVHLVGGTSWDKAEDLGAIDQTEHDSYAGINLNWDLFEGGQRVAQRREIDEQINQLKAQRRQTELEIQSQLRQALDQARAALAIFKKQQLTFELTYKIRSHTEQAYRAGVATLTRLNEAQTDLVKASGSVAQSRINYLLALEMVSSTTGRILSK
- a CDS encoding efflux RND transporter permease subunit translates to MSSPLIALRKRTMMIVMTIMVIGSGILAFQKLGRLENPTFTIKTALVVTAYPGASPLEVEEEVTDVIEEAIQSMGQVKQIYSTSKAGLSLVYVDMKDTFRSHQLPQIWDELRRKVGDVRSQLPPGCATPVVNDDFGDVYGVLFALTGENKSYAELKDTADYLKNELLLCDDVAKIALWGTRQEVIYVEYNTSQLARLGITPTRIYQTLQAKNLVQESGKVKVGEKYIRIVPTGGIDNVQIISDLLLGSANGTVRLSDVAHIYRGYVEPPHNLMRVNGQPAIGLGISTLDGGNVITMGESVDAKLEQLKDSIPDGITLHTVYYQSNIVTEAIDLFIANLVEAVLIVIILLMLFMGWRSGLLIGSVLLLTILGTLTGMYVLDITLQKISLGALVLALGMLVDNAIVICDSTQMGMEQGKPVDKAAEDAVQGTKWPLLGATFVAILAFTAIGFSPGNVGEFCRSLFDVMALSLLLSWVLAISVTPLFCVWFLKPAKNQEQGLHDRPMYKIFRRTLHLCMKQRWLVVLGTFVLLVVAMWSFQFLDKAFFPNSSQRYFYVNFWNPQGTHIDETSEDLRTMEQYLATLDGIKNTTSFVGEGALRFILSYDYEDANTSYGQIVVEVNDYRKIPALMDQVEAYMQQTFPQAEPYTSRIVDGPGVPFKVEVRFRGPDTAELKNLAEQAEQILEDSHQARDIRTDWRQQVAVIRPHYSEAQGRFAGISRNNLMEALQGNFNGQVVGIYREADELLPIIFRAPAQDRASVNDMENIQVWSDLHQRSIPLRQVVTAIEPQWEDPLIQRRDRERTITVQSNAISVTPDALRLSILPKINDIKLPAGYTMEWGGEYEDSEEAQAGLRQIFPLCFLGMFLIVVWLFDSFRRPLIILLTVPLSLIGVVLGLIVTGLPFGFMSILGFLGLSGMLIKNAIVLIDQIELELQAGMPAYEAVVDSTVNRLRPVLMASGTTILGMAPLITNPFYASMAATIMGGLLVATFLTLVIVPVVYTLVYKITPEVSHDQA
- a CDS encoding efflux RND transporter periplasmic adaptor subunit, with translation MKSFTIKHPLKALIVFCLITATASLSLASQTEPSTHPKAKDDIQKILIQQVEPLQSSVDRRYPGIIKASQQTQLAFRIGGPLVAIDVEPGEEVHKGQRLMQVDPRDFKDRIAVLNAQLAAARSDLEHSKQDYDRAVTLFKQQVNAKADYDRAKSAYDRAVAMEQSLKAELQIAHHQLEDTTLKAPYDGMVIEQMVENYEMIEPGQVVIAIQDIATLEVEIHLPENEIVKYTLAKDLPAEVRFTSAPDQRFTIYLKEWTARADEVTRTYTLTFRFTPPAGCQILPGMTADVYWKSPPEGCKTQLIIPTDAVFSTTGHDTYVWVYDDATSQVLKRAVEIGSLTGQNQVQLLSGLNENEWIVMAGSDKLAEGMQVEARTEKLERM